The following coding sequences are from one Methanococcoides orientis window:
- a CDS encoding nucleoside 2-deoxyribosyltransferase: MSITKKIYLAAPLFSEAEQEFNKKLETALEEIGFSVFVPQEDSNDTEAAREDMDSSNIFQLNVEAIDACDIVVAVLDGGTDVDSGTAWEIGYAYAKNKTVIGIKTDFRTLGPEGLVNLMIGESANELETSVKALLKKMEKYS, encoded by the coding sequence ATGAGCATAACTAAAAAAATATATCTTGCAGCACCCCTGTTCTCTGAAGCTGAACAGGAATTCAACAAAAAGCTGGAAACTGCACTGGAAGAGATTGGATTCTCGGTATTTGTACCACAGGAGGATTCGAACGACACAGAAGCAGCAAGAGAGGACATGGATTCCAGTAATATCTTCCAGTTAAATGTTGAAGCCATCGATGCCTGTGACATAGTGGTCGCTGTTCTTGATGGTGGTACTGATGTCGATTCCGGGACAGCATGGGAGATCGGATATGCCTATGCAAAGAACAAGACGGTAATAGGTATTAAAACAGATTTCAGGACACTGGGGCCAGAAGGTCTTGTAAACCTCATGATCGGAGAATCTGCCAATGAGCTTGAGACCAGTGTCAAAGCTCTTCTGAAAAAGATGGAAAAATACAGTTAA
- a CDS encoding TIGR00296 family protein — protein sequence MLSDSEGRKAVSLARDTIELFLENGKKMQVSDLPEVFNELRGVFVTLTIEGDLRGCIGHPYPDSPLSDAIIDSAISAATRDPRFPAVGISEMGDIVVEVTILTQPELIDVPPQKLPEVIEVGRHGLIAKDGPYQGLLLPQVAPENDFDAIEFLSHTCLKAGLAHDAWLTGAQMYWFEGQIFKEMRPRGDVEEEKFNSCCK from the coding sequence ATGCTCAGTGATTCCGAAGGTAGAAAGGCTGTAAGTCTTGCAAGGGATACTATTGAACTGTTCCTTGAGAATGGAAAAAAAATGCAGGTATCCGATTTGCCGGAAGTTTTCAATGAATTGCGCGGGGTCTTTGTGACCTTGACCATCGAAGGTGATCTGAGAGGATGTATCGGTCATCCGTATCCGGATTCTCCTTTGAGTGATGCTATCATTGATTCTGCTATCTCGGCAGCAACAAGGGACCCTCGTTTCCCTGCAGTGGGTATCTCAGAGATGGGTGACATTGTTGTGGAGGTCACTATACTGACACAACCTGAGCTTATCGATGTGCCTCCTCAAAAGCTACCGGAAGTTATAGAAGTCGGCCGACACGGTCTTATTGCTAAGGACGGTCCATACCAGGGTTTACTGCTTCCACAGGTGGCACCTGAGAACGATTTTGATGCAATCGAGTTCCTGAGCCACACCTGCTTAAAGGCTGGTTTGGCACACGATGCCTGGCTTACAGGTGCACAGATGTACTGGTTCGAGGGTCAGATCTTCAAAGAGATGCGCCCGCGGGGCGACGTTGAAGAAGAAAAGTTCAATTCATGTTGTAAGTGA